A single Crateriforma conspicua DNA region contains:
- the nusG gene encoding transcription termination/antitermination protein NusG produces the protein MSVPPNESSDDQPRDLNDLVDRVEDDGADQATPEADAPVADAATPEPAAPELPPAAPPPQKSEAEKKIESPIGDVQPLMDWYILKVAFNREDSIADALRKRVKMEGMEEFFGDIVVPTEDVATFTRDGKRRITKRKLLPGYVMAHMIINDDTWFLVRETAGISDFTGAAGKPMPMEPEDVERFINRTAEEDEEEPTIKTSIPFKVGDRVRVKEGNFENQEGDVDGVDEANGRVTVIINIFGRSVPMELDHWQVEPL, from the coding sequence ATGTCTGTCCCCCCAAACGAATCGTCCGACGACCAACCTCGCGACCTGAATGATCTGGTCGATCGCGTCGAAGACGACGGCGCGGACCAGGCGACGCCGGAGGCTGATGCTCCGGTCGCCGATGCCGCAACGCCGGAACCTGCCGCGCCCGAATTGCCGCCGGCCGCACCACCCCCGCAAAAATCCGAAGCCGAAAAGAAGATCGAATCCCCGATCGGTGATGTCCAACCGTTGATGGATTGGTACATCTTGAAAGTCGCGTTCAATCGCGAAGATTCGATTGCCGACGCGCTGCGAAAACGCGTCAAGATGGAAGGGATGGAAGAGTTCTTTGGCGACATCGTCGTACCCACCGAAGACGTGGCCACGTTCACCCGCGATGGCAAACGCCGAATTACCAAACGAAAGCTTCTGCCCGGCTACGTCATGGCCCACATGATCATCAACGATGACACGTGGTTCTTGGTGCGTGAGACCGCCGGTATCAGCGATTTCACCGGCGCCGCCGGCAAGCCGATGCCGATGGAGCCGGAAGACGTTGAACGATTCATCAACCGTACGGCCGAGGAAGACGAAGAAGAACCGACCATCAAGACGTCGATTCCCTTCAAGGTCGGCGACCGAGTTCGCGTCAAGGAAGGCAACTTCGAGAATCAAGAAGGCGATGTCGATGGCGTGGACGAAGCCAACGGTCGCGTCACCGTGATCATCAATATTTTCGGACGCAGTGTTCCGATGGAACTGGATCACTGGCAGGTCGAACCGCTGTAA
- the secE gene encoding preprotein translocase subunit SecE — MSRDIAQANNSPLISELFQASVYKPTQGRIVRQATALAIWVIVGLGAWQLNSTMKSMMTAGSYWPTVVPGVVLVAGLWFGFRLVNWPRFADFLIAVEAEMNKVSWPSKDELIRASIVVIFTIFFLATTLFLFDVLWQWFFNVLGVTS; from the coding sequence ATGTCCCGCGATATCGCCCAAGCCAATAACAGTCCTCTGATCAGCGAACTGTTCCAGGCGTCGGTTTACAAGCCCACGCAAGGACGGATCGTCCGCCAAGCGACCGCGCTGGCGATCTGGGTGATCGTCGGGCTGGGAGCCTGGCAATTGAATTCGACGATGAAGTCGATGATGACGGCCGGGTCTTACTGGCCCACCGTTGTCCCGGGGGTGGTTTTGGTTGCCGGCCTGTGGTTCGGTTTTCGCCTGGTGAACTGGCCCCGTTTCGCTGACTTTTTGATCGCCGTCGAAGCGGAGATGAACAAGGTCAGTTGGCCCAGCAAGGACGAACTGATCCGCGCGTCGATCGTGGTCATCTTTACGATCTTTTTCCTGGCCACCACGTTGTTCTTGTTCGACGTGCTTTGGCAGTGGTTCTTTAACGTTCTGGGCGTGACCAGCTGA